In one window of Brassica rapa cultivar Chiifu-401-42 chromosome A07, CAAS_Brap_v3.01, whole genome shotgun sequence DNA:
- the LOC103830646 gene encoding protein SHI RELATED SEQUENCE 5: protein MAGFFYLGGRDNNKQDLHQVDKSSYLYLYKDEIYNTNKGFEIWPPQYFQEQHQQHVTAPANFYSFGMVPSGSSSNNNNNNRSRSLHFNVVSDHEPGGFTVTRQGSMNCQDCGNQAKKDCSHMRCRTCCKSRGFHCQTHVKSTWVPAAKRRERLAQLASLQHRSAFSRETQKAKRLREANGGGDNVDKDHSGSAGSAIATRVANANSNSGFEVSQNLPPEVSSPAVFRCVRVNSIEEDEDDQEYAYQTAVNIGGHIFKGILYDQGPEQDHHHQLNLLAPTATTTNAEETAAKTAVTVAGNNNTGLILDPSSLYPVQLSSYISGTPFFTPPRS from the exons ATGGCAGGATTTTTTTATCTAGGAGGGAGAGACAACAACAAGCAAGATCTTCATCAAGTGGACAAGAGCAGTTATCTTTATCTCTACAAGGACGAGATTTATAACACCAACAAGGGTTTCGAGATTTGGCCTCCTCAATACTTCCAAGAACAACATCAACAACATGTCACAGCTCCTGCAAACTTCTACTCCTTTGGAATGGTCCCAAGCGgaagcagcagcaacaacaacaacaataacaggAGCCGGAGTTTACACTTCAACGTAGTCTCCGATCATGAGCCGGGAGGATTCACGGTAACAAGACAAGGAAGTATGAATTGTCAAGATTGTGGGAATCAAGCTAAGAAAGATTGTTCTCATATGAGATGTAGAACATGTTGTAAAAGCCGAGGCTTTCACTGTCAGACTCACGTTAAGAGCACTTGGGTTCCTGCTGCTAAACGCCGTGAGCGTTTAGCTCAACTCGCCTCCTTGCAGCACCGTTCAGCCTTCAGCCGTGAAACGCAAAAGGCAAAACGCCTACGAGAAGCAAATGGTGGTGGTGATAATGTTGATAAAGACCATAGTGGTAGTGCTGGATCGGCTATTGCTACCCGTGTGGCGAATGCTAATTCTAATTCAG GGTTTGAGGTGAGTCAAAACTTACCACCGGAAGTTAGCTCACCGGCGGTTTTTCGATGCGTTCGAGTGAATTCGATAGAAGAGGATGAAGATGATCAAGAATATGCTTATCAAACGGCTGTGAACATTGGAGGACATATCTTCAAAGGCATTCTTTATGACCAAGGACCAGAACAAGATCACCATCACCAACTTAACCTCCTTGCTCCCACAGCTACAACCACCAATGCTGAAGAGACTGCTGCTAAAACGGCGGTTACTGTTGCCGGAAACAATAATACTGGATTAATACTCGATCCTTCGTCGCTTTATCCGGTTCAGCTTAGCTCCTACATCTCCGGTACGCCATTCTTCACACCTCCGAGGTCTTGA
- the LOC103830647 gene encoding general transcription factor IIF subunit 2, with product MEDDGRDVHQLDLENADQVLWMMKSPVAVSKTWEKLAPPPSSSSSYSSYPSPGFTSLAKVVQSVDFPLTEPKFNMEMVGAEYGNMPKSYSLNMFKDFVPMNVLSVVGLEDKPAAEGTVEQKFDMKPQGEDIEEYARLCRERTSRAMVKNRQIQVIDNDRGVHMRPMPGMHGFGSSNSKEKRKALPVKQTDVKRTRRDRGELEGIMFNLFEGQPNWTLKQLVQKTDQPAQFLKEILNELCVYNKRGSNQGTYELKPEYKKAGEDDTTGGQ from the exons ATGGAAGACGATGGAAGAGACGTTCATCAACTCGATTTGGAAAACGCCGATCAAGTTCTTTGGATGATGAAGAGCCCTGTTGCTGTCTCCAAGACGTGGGAGAAGCTCgctcctcctccttcttcttcttcttcgtactcTTCGTATCCTTCCCCTGGATTCACTAGTTTGGCCAAGGTTGTTCAGTCCGTTGATTTTCCACTGACCGAGCCCAAG TTCAACATGGAGATGGTTGGTGCTGAGTATGGGAACATGCCAAAGAGCTACTCTCTGAACATGTTTAAAGACTTTGTTCCAATGAATGTCCTTTCCGTTGTCGGTCTAGAAG ATAAACCAGCTGCTGAAGGAACGGTAGAACAAAAGTTCGACATGAAGCCACAGGGAGAAGACATTGAAGAGTATGCAAGGCTTTGCCGAGAGAGAACAAGCAGAGCCATGGTTAAGAACCGACAGATACAG GTTATTGATAATGACCGTGGAGTGCATATGAGGCCCATGCCTGGAATGCATGGTTTTGGTTCCTCCAATTCAAag GAAAAGAGGAAAGCTCTCCCAGTGAAGCAAACAGATGTGAAGAGGACGAGGAGAGATCGTGGTGAGCTGGAAGGTATAATGTTCAACCTATTCGAAGGCCAACCAAACTGGACCTTGAAGCAGCTAGTACAGAAGACTGACCAACCAGCGCAGTTTTTGAAAGAGATACTAAACGAGCTTTGCGTTTACAACAAGAGAGGATCGAACCAAGGCACATATGAGCTTAAACCAGAGTACAAGAAAGCTGGTGAAGATGATACAACAGGTGGACAGTAA